The genomic stretch GAGTCTGATTTTGACCCCATTACCACCCCGACTAACGGCATATCAACCTCCTGGGCATATGGGTTTGTTTTTTATATTCTTCAAACAAATCAAGTGTAAATAGCCTCAAATATTTGTTTATTGTTATATGTTAACTTAGCTTCTTTTTAGCCCTTATTTGTTTTTTAATTTGTCTTATTAATGACGTTAAATGTTACTTGTTATTTTTTCATCCTTATAATCGATATATAAGTTTATAATAAATGCTGTTAACTGGCTACTGGATTTTGTCCGTGTAACCATTCCGTTGAAAAACGGAATCCAGTGATTTTGAAATTGCCATATTTTACGTCTAACCAGCACCGGCTGCGTCACTAGTCCCCCGGCTTTCCACGGAGGGAATTATACAATGCTCTCTCTACTCTATGATTCTCACTAGTTACTTTTTATGGTTATCAGGCTCATCGTAAGAAACACTGGAGTTGTGCTCACAATCTAGACACTGAAATGGGTGCACTTTTTTATTTTTACCAATAATTTGTGTTTTTGTTGAATTGCATTCTGGACACTTGATAATCAATTTTGTTAAATATTCCTTGCCACTTGTTACTTGCTACTTAACCAGCCCTATATCTTTTCTATAATAGCTGTCCTCGAACTTGATCCTGGCAATGTTCTTGTAAACCTTCTCCCGCGCCTTGGCCAGGTTTTTGCCGGTGGCCACCACCGTCAGTACCCGCCCGCCGCTGGTCAGCAGTTGCCCCTCCGGGTTGAGCCGCGTCCCCGCGTGAAAGACCATCACGTCTTTATCGAGGTCGTCCAGGCCGGTGATGGGGTAACCTGTTTTATAGATGCCCGGGTAGCCGCCGGAAGCCATCACCACCCCCACGCAGGCATTGTTATCGAACTCGATGGTTATCTGGTCGAGGGTGTTGTTGATGACCGCCAGCATGATGTCCACCAGGTCGGTCTTGAGGCGGGGTAATACCACCTGCGTCTCGGGGTCGCCCAGGCGGGAGTTAAACTCGATTACCTTGGGCATTTTATTGTGGATGAACAGCCCGCCGTAAAGCGTCCCTTTATAGAGCCGCCCCTCGTCCCCCAGCGCGAGTATGGCCGGCTCCATGATGGTCTTCATAATCACGTTGCCCAGTTCCTGGTTGTAAAACTCCGGCGGGGTATAGCTGCCCATGCCGCCCGTGTTCGGGCCCTGGTTGCCGTCGTAGATGCGTTTATAATCGCAGGCGGGCACCGTCGGCGCCACTGTTTTGCCGTCGGTAAAGACGAAGTAGCTCATCTCCCGCCCGATTAAGTGCTCCTGGATGACCACGCGCGCCCCGGCCGCCCCGAAGGTCTTGCCCTGCATCATGTCGGTCAGCGTTTTCTCGGCTTCCTCGCGGGACTCGGTGATAATCACGCCCTTGCCCTGCGCCAGGCCGTCCGCCTTAAGCACGAAGGGAGGGTTCAGCCCGTCCAGGTAAGCTTTCGCCTGGGCGTAGTCCTCGAAGCAGGCGTTTTTCGCGCAGGGGATGCCGTGCTTCTCCATCATTTCCCCGCAAAAGACCTTGCTGGACTCTATCTCCGCGGCTTGCTGGCTGGGCCCGAAAACGGCCAGCCCGTTGCGCTGGAAAAGGTCGACGATGCCGTTGGCCAGCGGCTGCTCGGACCCGATGACCGTCAGGTCGATGCGGTTGTGCTGGGCGAACTTCAGCAGCGCGTCGTTGTCCGTGGCTTTAATGTCGACGGTTTGTGCCACCTTGGCCATGCCGGCGTTGCCCGGGGCGGCGTAAAGTTCTTTTACTTTGGGGCTCTGGGCGATTTTCCAGGTAATGGTGTGTTCCCTGGCTCCGCTGCCTACAACTAATATTTTCATTTTCCTGCACCTTTACGTTATTCCGGCGCCGCATAGCCGCCGCCCCCCCTTATCCCTTCCCCTGGTTTCCGGATTACACCGGGGCGGTAATCGGTCTATCCTGATGCCATAGTGAGTAAAACAGAGATTCCCGTGTTTTGTCAAGAGGAAAATGCGCCGTCTGGCGGTCCGGCAGGCACAGCCGGTATTGATGGGGAAACTGGTCTTTTCCGGGCAAGTTGAATTCTACTCCCACTCGATGGTAGAAGGAGGCTTGGAGGTAATGTCGTAGACGACGCGGTTGACGCCGTCTACCTCGTTGACGATGCGGTTGGAGATGCGCGCCAGTAGGTCGTAGGGGAGGCGGGCCCAGTCGGCGGTCATGGCGTCCTCGCTGGTCACGGCGCGGATAGCCGCCAGGTAGCCGTAAGTCCTAAAGTCCCCCATCACCCCCACGCTCCGCACGTCGGTCAGCACGGTGAAGCTTTGCCAGAGCTGGCGGTACAGATTGGCTTTCTTGATTTCGTTCATCAGGATGAAGTCGGCGCTGCGCAGGATTTCCAGCTTCTCTTTCGTCACCTCGCCGATGCACCGTATCGCCAGGCCGGGGCCGGGGAAGGGCTGCCGCCAGACCATTTCTTCCGGCAGGCCCAGCTCTTTGCCCACCAGCCGCACCTCGTCCTTGAAGAGGAAGCGCAGCGGTTCCAGCAGCTTGAGCGTCATGCGGGCGGGCAGCCCGCCCACGTTGTGGTGGCTCTTTATCTTGGCGGAGACGTTGCTGACGGAGGAAACGCTTTCGATGACGTCAGGGTAGAGCGTGCCCTGTGCCAGGAAGTCCACTTTGCCGATGCGTTTGGCTTCGTCCTCGAAGACGCGGATAAACTCCTCGCCGATTATCTTGCGCTTTTCCTCGGGGTCGGTGATGCCCTTCAGCCGGTTGAGGAACCTGTCCGAGGCATCCACGTACACGATGTTCATGCCCAGGTTGTTTTTAAAGACTTTTAAGGTGCGCTCCGCTTCCTCGCGCCGCAGCAGGCCGTTGTTCACGAAGATGCAGGTCAGCTGGTCGCCGATGGCGCGGTGGATAAGCGTGGCCACTACCGATGAGTCCACCCCGCCGGATAGCGCGTTGATGACCTTGCCGTCGCCCACCTGCTCCTTGATGCGTGCCATGCTCTCGTTGACGAAGTTGCCTATCGTCCAGTTGCCGCGGCAGCCGCATACTTTATAGACGAAGTTCTTCAGGATGGTCTTGCCTTCCGGGGTATGTGCCACTTCCGGGTGGAACTGGAGGCCGTAGATATTATCGTTGTTGCCGATGACCGCGTACGGCGAGTTTTCCGTGTAGGCCAGCGGGGAAAAGCCGGGGGGCATCGTTTCTATCTTGTCGCCGTGGCTCATCCAGACCGGGGTGGATTCCGGCAGTCCGGCGAACAGGGGTAAGTCCACCTGGTTGATGTGCATGATGGCGTGGCCGTATTCCCGGTGCGTGCCGGGGCTGACCTGCCCGCCCAGCTGCTTGGTGATGGCCTGCATCCCGTAGCAGATGCCCAGCAC from Dehalococcoidales bacterium encodes the following:
- the guaA gene encoding glutamine-hydrolyzing GMP synthase — encoded protein: MVNENPVQPPDESHRIATTDDIEVSTYLEIAKEIGGDQPAVSEEAVSGAKREAIIVLDFGSQYNMLIARRVREAQVYCELLPHDTPWEKIAPLNPRGFILSGGPASVYENNAPLAPAYVYESHLPVLGICYGMQAITKQLGGQVSPGTHREYGHAIMHINQVDLPLFAGLPESTPVWMSHGDKIETMPPGFSPLAYTENSPYAVIGNNDNIYGLQFHPEVAHTPEGKTILKNFVYKVCGCRGNWTIGNFVNESMARIKEQVGDGKVINALSGGVDSSVVATLIHRAIGDQLTCIFVNNGLLRREEAERTLKVFKNNLGMNIVYVDASDRFLNRLKGITDPEEKRKIIGEEFIRVFEDEAKRIGKVDFLAQGTLYPDVIESVSSVSNVSAKIKSHHNVGGLPARMTLKLLEPLRFLFKDEVRLVGKELGLPEEMVWRQPFPGPGLAIRCIGEVTKEKLEILRSADFILMNEIKKANLYRQLWQSFTVLTDVRSVGVMGDFRTYGYLAAIRAVTSEDAMTADWARLPYDLLARISNRIVNEVDGVNRVVYDITSKPPSTIEWE
- the purD gene encoding phosphoribosylamine--glycine ligase, whose translation is MKILVVGSGAREHTITWKIAQSPKVKELYAAPGNAGMAKVAQTVDIKATDNDALLKFAQHNRIDLTVIGSEQPLANGIVDLFQRNGLAVFGPSQQAAEIESSKVFCGEMMEKHGIPCAKNACFEDYAQAKAYLDGLNPPFVLKADGLAQGKGVIITESREEAEKTLTDMMQGKTFGAAGARVVIQEHLIGREMSYFVFTDGKTVAPTVPACDYKRIYDGNQGPNTGGMGSYTPPEFYNQELGNVIMKTIMEPAILALGDEGRLYKGTLYGGLFIHNKMPKVIEFNSRLGDPETQVVLPRLKTDLVDIMLAVINNTLDQITIEFDNNACVGVVMASGGYPGIYKTGYPITGLDDLDKDVMVFHAGTRLNPEGQLLTSGGRVLTVVATGKNLAKAREKVYKNIARIKFEDSYYRKDIGLVK